In the Schaalia hyovaginalis genome, TGGAGGAACTCCTCCGATCGGGAGCCGCCCATCGCGCCCGACATCGCCGAGACGATGACGTATTCGAGGCCGAGACGGGTGAAAATCCGCTCGTAGGTTTCGCGCTCGGCCAGGTAGGAGGCCTCCAGGCCCTCATCATCGATGTCGAAGGAGTAGGCGTCCTTCATGACGAAGTCGCGGCCGCGGATCAGGCCGGCACGAGGACGGGCCTCGTCGCGGTGCTTCGTCTGGATCTGGTACAGGGTCGTCGGCAGATCCTTGTAGGAGGAGTACATGTCCTTGACGAGAAGGGTGAACATCTCCTCATGGGTCGGTGCGAGGAGGTAGTCGCCGCCCTTGCGGTCCACGACCTTGAAGAGGGTCGGCCCGTACTCCTCCCAACGGTTCGTCGCCTTGTAGGGATCCGCGGGCAGGAGGGCCGGGAAGAGCACCTCCTGGGCGCCCATCCGATCCATCTCTTCGCGTACGATGTCCTCGATCTTGCGCAGGACCCTCAGGCCGAGCGGCAGCCAGGTGTAGATGCCGGGCGCCGTGCGGCGCACGTAGCCCGCTCTCACGAGCAGCTTATGGGAATCGACTTCGGCGTCGGCCGGATCTTCACGTAGCGTTCGCAGGAAGTAAGTAGACAGAGTTCTCAGCACCGCTCCAGATTAGTCCACCGGGCCGAAGCACTGCGAGTCCGCCCCTCCGCGGGGCGCTAAGCGGCCCGCGAGGCCCTAAGGCGGCGCCCGACGCGCGCGTCCAGTTCCTCCTGAGCACGCTCAGGATGCTTGAGGTAGTACCGCTTCGCCCTCCACCCGGGATAGCAGCAGCCGGGCAGCTCCTGATCGAGCAGGGCGAGTACGCCCAGGACCAGGACCGCGCCGAAGAGCAGGGCGACGAGGACGGCCGCGGACATCGGATCGTGGCCCGATGCGATGCGCACGGTCATCCCACCGACGCCGATCCACGCGAATCCGACCAGGGGCATCGCGGGCCAGATCACCGCCTGCACCTTCGGAATCGCGGCGGTCGACGACCAGGGGTAGAGGCGTTCCAGGGCGATGCGGCGCATGGAACGGGTCAGGCCCAGCCAGATCCAGCCCCAGGCGGCGAGGATCGCGACGCCAGTGCCGACGAGCATCGCTATCGCGCCCCAATGCGCCATCGCGCACCTCCTTCGGCTGCAGCCCGCTCTCCGATGCGCGGGACCCGGCCCAGTCTACCCGGCGCCCGGGAAGAGGCGAGTCGGCGCCGATCAGGCGCAGGCGGCCGAACGGATGCCGAAGAGCATGCGCATCGTCGACACGGACTCGAGGGCCAGGAGCGCGAGGAGGAAGCCGTCGGAGGCGTCGTCCCTCGAGGCATGGCGCTCCCTCAGGTGGAGGAGGGTGCGCCCATTGGGCAGGGGCAGCAGGGCGAAGACGCAGGTGCCCGAGAGCTCATCCTCGTCGCCGAGGCCCGGAGCGGGCACCCGCAGGATGAGGCAGGAGTTCTCCTCCCGAGCCGCGACCCGTGCTTCATCGCCCTCGTACGCGGCCTCCACGACGCGCCACACCGCCTCGACCGGCGCATCGATGCGGATGCCCCGATCGACGACGACGCCAGGGTCGGGCACGAGCAGATCGCCGGGAAGCGAGACGGACGCCTCTGAGGCGGTCAGGCCGATCCGTTTCGGGAATCCAGTCGCCCAGGCGGCCAAGGCCGTCCCGGCGAGCCCGAGGGCGAGGGCGCAGCGCTTCTTCATCTTCTCTCCTGCGGTCGTACGGGTTTCGATTCAGCGGATCACGGGAAGGACTTCGACCGAGCCCTCCCCCTCTTCCAGCCCCATCTCCTCGGCCAGGGCGTTCGCGATTCGGATGAGGGTCTCGACGATCCGATCCTCGGGAACCGTCTCGACGACCTCGCCCCGGATGAAGATCTGCCCCTTGCCGTTGCCCGAGGCGACGCCGAGATCCGCCTCGCGGGCCTCGCCCGGGCCGTTCACGACGCACCCCATGACGGCGACCCGAAGCGGGACCTTGAGGTCCTTGAGGCCCTCGGTCACCTCTTCCGCGAGAGTCCACACATCCACCTGGGCGCGGCCGCACGAGGGGCACGAGACGATCTCGAGCGTCCGATCGCGCAGGCCCATGTACTCGAGGAGCTTCGTGCCGACCTTGATCTCTTCGACCGGCGGCGCGGACAGGGAGACGCGGATCGTGTCCCCGATCCCCTCGGAGAGCAGGACGGAGAAGGCCGAGACGGATTTGATCGTCCCCTGGAACGCGGGGCCGGCCTCGGTGACGCCGAGGTGCAGCGGCCAATCGCCCTTCTCCGAGAGCATGCGGTAGGCCTCGATCATCGTGAGGACGTCGTGATGCTTGACGGAGATCTTGAAGTCGTGGAAGTCGTTCTCCTCGAAGAGGGAGGCCTCCCACACGGCGGACTCGACGAGCGCCTCCGGGGTGGCCCTGCCGTACTTCTTGAGCAGGCGCGGGTCGAGCGAGCCGGCGTTCACGCCGATGCGCAAGGAGACGCCCGCGTCCGAGGCCGCCTTGCAGATCTCCTTGACCTGGTCGTCGAACTTGCGGATGTTGCCCGGGTTCACGCGCACGGCCCCGCAGCCCGCATCGATCGCGGCGAAGACGTACTTGGGATTGAAGTGGATGTCGGCGATGACGGGGATCCGCGACTGCTTCGCGATGATCGGCAGCGCCTCGGCGTCCTTGTCCGTCGGGCAGGCGACGCGGACGATGTCGCATCCGGCGGCGGTGAGCTCGGCGATCTGCTGAAGGGTGGCGCCGATGTCATGCGTCTTCGTCGTCGTCATCGACTGGACGGAAACGGGGGCGCCTCCGCCGACGGGAACCGAACCCACCGAGATCCGGCGGGTCCTGCTGCGCGGGAACGGCGTGCGCTTGACGTGGGGCATCCCCAGGGAAATCTCAGTCACCCGGACATTATCGCGCATTCGCCCACGAAGGGACGGCCCCGGGCCGGCAGGCCGGCGTGATGCGGCCCTCACCTCAGTGAACGTTCACTTATGATGGATGCGCAGTCGACTCGAAGGAGAGAAATGGAAATCCGCCCACTCGGATCAACCGGGGCGGACGTCTCGGTCATCGGCCTCGGCACGTGGCAACTCGGAGCGGACTGGGGCGAGGTCACGGCCGACGAGGCCGGGCGCGTCATCGCCTCATCACTCGAATCCGGCGTGACCTTCCTCGACACCGCCGATGTCTACGGCGACGGCCGCTCGGAATCGATCATCCGAGACGCACTGGAGGATCACGGGGGCGCGCGCCCCTTCGTCGCGACCAAGATGGGCCGCCGCGCGCCCCAAGAGCCCGAGAACTAAACGCCCGAGGCGATGCTCGAGTGGAATGAGCGCTCGCGCCGCCTCCTCGGCGTCGACACCCTAGACCTCGTCCAACTCCACTGCCCTCCCACCGAGGTCCTCGCCTCTGCCCGCACCTGGGACGCCCTGAAGCGCATGCGGGACGAAGGGAGGATCGCGGCCTTCGGCGCTTCGGTCGAGACCTGCGAGCAGGCCCTCATCGCGA is a window encoding:
- the ispG gene encoding flavodoxin-dependent (E)-4-hydroxy-3-methylbut-2-enyl-diphosphate synthase → MRDNVRVTEISLGMPHVKRTPFPRSRTRRISVGSVPVGGGAPVSVQSMTTTKTHDIGATLQQIAELTAAGCDIVRVACPTDKDAEALPIIAKQSRIPVIADIHFNPKYVFAAIDAGCGAVRVNPGNIRKFDDQVKEICKAASDAGVSLRIGVNAGSLDPRLLKKYGRATPEALVESAVWEASLFEENDFHDFKISVKHHDVLTMIEAYRMLSEKGDWPLHLGVTEAGPAFQGTIKSVSAFSVLLSEGIGDTIRVSLSAPPVEEIKVGTKLLEYMGLRDRTLEIVSCPSCGRAQVDVWTLAEEVTEGLKDLKVPLRVAVMGCVVNGPGEAREADLGVASGNGKGQIFIRGEVVETVPEDRIVETLIRIANALAEEMGLEEGEGSVEVLPVIR